The sequence below is a genomic window from Oscillatoria salina IIICB1.
ATTATTTTAAAGCCCGATGGACAACTGGTGTTAGTCGATTTTGGTGCTGTGAGAAAAATTAGTAACACTTATTTAGTAAAATTACCTGAAGATCGAGTAACAAATTTACTTTCTGATGGTTATACACCTTGGGAGCAAACGAATGGGAAAGCAATTCCGCAGTCAGATTTTTTTGCACTGGGAAGAACTTTTGTATATTTACTAACAGGAATTGAGCCGAGTAAGCTCAATTTTGATTATGAAAATTGTCATTTGATTTGGCGCGTTCAAGCGCCTGAATGCAGTCACCAATTTGCTGATTTAATAGATGATTTGACCGCTTTTTCTCCTCAAGTTCGTCCTCAACACACACGAGAGATTTTCAAACGAATTGAAGAAATAGAGCAAAGTCTGCAAACTTCGTCAGTTGTTAGAAAAAGAAAGATAATTCAACGGGAAATAAACCCTAAAAAACAAATTATTTTTTTGAGATGGAAGACTCAGTTAGTTGTCTTAGTTTTGGGAGTGCTAGGTTGGAAATTTTTATCCCCTCAAGTAGCCCAACAGTTAAATAAACTTGCCTATGATAAATATATGGCACAAGAGTACAGTCAGGCTGAGTTATATTATCGCTTGGCAATTTCATTTAAGTCAAATTATGGCATTGCTAGATATGGTTTGGGTGCAGCTTGTGAGGAGCGAAAAAAGTTTGATTGTGCTTATCAAGAATATAGAATTGCTAGTCAAAATGAAGACGATCGCGCTGCTTCTAGGGCTATGAATAATTTAGCTCGTTTGTATATACTTCGAGATGCCAATTACGATGAAGCCGTCGAGATTATTTTAGCAGGCTTGAAACAAGCGGAAG
It includes:
- a CDS encoding serine/threonine-protein kinase; this encodes MLTLEILLQKRYHNLKLLGEGGFGKIYEVNDGNKLKVLKVLNLENCHSLEKMEKAIALFQREAEVLEKLNHLGIPKLAAEGYFTINDSENCPILHCLMMEKIPGVNLLNWLPQKEHKLITTEIAIDWLKQLVNILDYLHKNNYFHRDIKPQNIILKPDGQLVLVDFGAVRKISNTYLVKLPEDRVTNLLSDGYTPWEQTNGKAIPQSDFFALGRTFVYLLTGIEPSKLNFDYENCHLIWRVQAPECSHQFADLIDDLTAFSPQVRPQHTREIFKRIEEIEQSLQTSSVVRKRKIIQREINPKKQIIFLRWKTQLVVLVLGVLGWKFLSPQVAQQLNKLAYDKYMAQEYSQAELYYRLAISFKSNYGIARYGLGAACEERKKFDCAYQEYRIASQNEDDRAASRAMNNLARLYILRDANYDEAVEIILAGLKQAEEVAVKSALHKNLGLAYLQKNQLVEAKTQLQKSINLDNRDDAYCVLSEVEEKMGDREGAIAARANCSS